A region from the Kineothrix sp. IPX-CK genome encodes:
- a CDS encoding UbiX family flavin prenyltransferase: MKKIILGLTGASGGVYFLRLAQLLSMQEVELHIIASSNGEKVLQYETGVSLKEQVKLWGGNGAEIVLEDNHNLFSATASGSSGFEAMAIVPCSMSALAMLAHGITETLLTRAADVMLKERRTLVLVPRETPLSTVHLKNMTELSQMGATILPAMPGFYGRPRTMEELVDFIAGKTLDSLGIENTYYKRWEGKYEE; this comes from the coding sequence ATGAAGAAAATAATACTCGGATTGACCGGAGCGAGCGGCGGCGTTTATTTTCTGCGCCTTGCGCAGCTTTTGTCCATGCAAGAGGTGGAACTGCATATAATCGCATCATCTAACGGAGAAAAAGTATTGCAGTACGAAACCGGTGTTTCGCTGAAAGAGCAGGTGAAGCTGTGGGGCGGAAACGGAGCAGAGATTGTACTAGAGGATAATCACAATCTGTTTTCCGCCACGGCCAGCGGCTCCAGCGGTTTCGAAGCGATGGCGATCGTTCCCTGCTCCATGTCGGCGCTGGCAATGCTGGCTCATGGGATTACGGAAACGCTGCTTACCCGCGCCGCAGATGTTATGCTGAAGGAAAGGCGCACGCTCGTGTTGGTACCGCGGGAAACACCGCTTTCTACGGTGCATTTGAAGAATATGACAGAGCTTTCCCAGATGGGAGCCACTATTCTCCCTGCTATGCCGGGATTCTATGGACGGCCCCGGACGATGGAGGAACTGGTGGATTTTATCGCGGGCAAGACTTTGGACAGTCTTGGAATCGAAAATACATATTATAAAAGATGGGAAGGTAAATATGAAGAATAA
- a CDS encoding 4-hydroxybenzoate octaprenyltransferase: protein MELTAVLKKGIKKINDYGKLVMFSHTIFSFSFALISMVLAANGLPELSVLLWILICFMGARTGANAINRVIDAKIDAKNPRTANRQIPQGEMKAGEVIIFTAICFLFMLFGAYKLNWLCFALSPVALFLLIIYSYCKRFTYLCHLVLGVTCACAPVGAWLAVTGRFAFLPLVMGAANTLWVAGFDIIYGCQDYDFDKRSGLHSIPVKFGVKGALAIACLFHIGTLFCLILIGILVPQFGLIYYIGVGLIAVLFVAEYRMVSPTNLTNVNIASYSINQIVSITLLVFGLLDAFI, encoded by the coding sequence ATGGAATTGACGGCAGTTCTAAAAAAGGGAATAAAAAAAATAAATGATTATGGAAAGCTTGTGATGTTTTCACACACGATTTTTTCCTTCAGCTTCGCGCTGATTTCTATGGTGCTCGCGGCTAACGGGCTGCCGGAGCTCTCTGTTCTTCTTTGGATACTCATATGCTTTATGGGAGCGCGTACCGGAGCGAATGCCATTAACCGTGTGATCGATGCGAAGATCGATGCGAAGAATCCGCGCACGGCAAACCGGCAGATTCCCCAAGGTGAAATGAAGGCGGGCGAGGTAATCATTTTTACGGCGATCTGCTTTTTGTTCATGTTGTTTGGGGCGTATAAGCTGAATTGGCTGTGCTTTGCATTGTCGCCGGTGGCGTTGTTTTTGCTGATTATTTATTCTTATTGCAAGCGATTTACCTATTTGTGCCATTTGGTACTGGGTGTTACCTGTGCCTGTGCACCTGTCGGTGCGTGGCTTGCGGTTACGGGGCGGTTTGCGTTTCTTCCGCTGGTCATGGGAGCGGCCAATACCCTTTGGGTCGCGGGGTTTGATATTATTTACGGTTGTCAGGATTACGATTTTGACAAGCGCAGTGGTCTGCATTCCATTCCGGTGAAATTCGGGGTAAAGGGTGCTCTGGCAATCGCTTGTCTGTTTCATATAGGGACGCTGTTTTGTCTGATTTTAATAGGGATTTTAGTACCGCAGTTCGGACTGATATATTATATCGGTGTCGGCTTGATCGCCGTTTTGTTCGTGGCAGAGTACCGCATGGTGTCTCCCACGAATCTGACAAACGTCAATATTGCATCCTACAGCATTAATCAGATAGTTAGCATAACATTGCTGGTATTTGGACTTTTAGACGCTTTTATTTAA